One window of Burkholderia vietnamiensis LMG 10929 genomic DNA carries:
- the otsA gene encoding alpha,alpha-trehalose-phosphate synthase (UDP-forming) — translation MSRLIIVSNRVAPISEGEPAAGGLAIGVYDALKETGGMWFGWSGEVVASGAPQIRIEERGPVTFATVGLSRRDYDQYYRGFSNATLWPAFHYRADLIQYDRHEFEGYGRVNVWLAQQLVPLLQDDDVIWVHDYHLIPFARALRASGVKNRIGFFLHIPFPAAQVLVNVPPHRELVESLCAFDLLGFQTEPDLRAFCDYVEFEAGGEVTRDGRTVRVSAFGSTLRAAAYPIGVYPDEIASLAQAGEHGKAARMATSLRGRQLIMSVDRLDYSKGLVERFRAFEKLLEHQASIRNRVSFLQIAPSTRADLRAYQDIRLQLEAESGRINGRYAELDWAPILYIHRQYDRQVLAALYRLARVGFVTPLRDGMNLVAKEYVSAQNPDDPGVLVLSRFAGAARELTGALIVNPIDIDGMADALSQALTMPLAERRARYADMIAQLRENNVSVWRDNFLRDLQRA, via the coding sequence ATGAGCCGACTGATCATCGTTTCAAACCGCGTCGCGCCGATTTCGGAAGGCGAGCCGGCGGCGGGCGGTCTCGCGATCGGCGTGTACGACGCGCTGAAGGAGACGGGCGGCATGTGGTTCGGCTGGAGCGGCGAAGTGGTCGCGTCCGGTGCGCCGCAGATCCGCATCGAGGAGCGCGGCCCCGTGACGTTCGCGACCGTCGGGCTGTCGCGCCGCGATTACGACCAGTACTACCGCGGCTTCTCGAACGCGACGCTGTGGCCGGCGTTCCACTACCGCGCGGACCTGATCCAGTACGACCGTCACGAGTTCGAAGGCTACGGCCGCGTGAACGTGTGGCTCGCGCAGCAGCTCGTGCCGCTGCTGCAGGACGACGACGTGATCTGGGTCCACGACTATCACCTGATCCCGTTCGCGCGCGCGCTGCGCGCGTCGGGCGTGAAGAACCGGATCGGCTTCTTCCTGCACATCCCGTTTCCCGCCGCGCAGGTGCTCGTGAACGTGCCGCCGCATCGCGAGCTGGTCGAGTCGCTGTGCGCGTTCGATCTGCTCGGCTTCCAGACCGAGCCCGACCTGCGTGCGTTCTGCGATTACGTCGAGTTCGAAGCCGGCGGCGAAGTGACGCGCGACGGCCGCACGGTACGCGTGAGCGCGTTCGGCAGCACGCTGCGCGCAGCGGCTTATCCGATCGGCGTGTATCCGGACGAGATCGCGTCGCTCGCGCAGGCGGGCGAGCACGGCAAGGCCGCGCGCATGGCCACGTCGCTGCGCGGGCGCCAGCTGATCATGAGCGTCGACCGGCTCGATTATTCGAAGGGCCTCGTCGAGCGGTTCCGCGCGTTCGAGAAGCTGCTGGAGCACCAGGCGTCGATCCGCAATCGCGTGTCGTTCCTGCAGATCGCGCCGTCGACGCGCGCCGACCTGCGCGCGTATCAGGACATCCGGCTGCAGCTCGAAGCGGAATCGGGGCGCATCAACGGACGCTACGCGGAGCTCGACTGGGCGCCGATTCTGTACATTCATCGCCAGTACGACCGGCAGGTGCTGGCCGCGCTGTATCGCCTCGCGCGCGTGGGCTTCGTGACGCCGCTGCGCGACGGGATGAACCTCGTCGCGAAGGAATACGTGTCCGCGCAGAATCCGGACGATCCGGGCGTGCTGGTGCTGTCGCGTTTCGCAGGCGCGGCGCGCGAGCTGACCGGCGCGCTGATCGTCAATCCGATCGACATCGACGGCATGGCCGATGCGTTGTCACAGGCGCTGACGATGCCGCTCGCCGAGCGGCGCGCGCGTTATGCGGACATGATCGCGCAGCTGCGCGAGAACAACGTGTCGGTGTGGCGCGACAACTTCCTGCGCGATTTGCAGCGCGCGTAG
- a CDS encoding SCO family protein, which yields MSLARPAPRRRRPSFNRFARMAAAMAVAVALAACTRDEPGWHLANVTGHLPDLSFTLTGGDGRPVDASAFRGRVALVYFGYTHCPDVCPETMARLMEVLAKLGPRANDVRILFVSVDPARDTPQALQSYVAAFDAAHARGLTGSDGQIESLAKRYRVAYQMEQRDPSGGYEVTHSSAVYIFDAHGRARLLATDGDSPDAIAADVRRIIDTAPTT from the coding sequence ATGTCGCTTGCCCGTCCCGCGCCGCGCCGGCGCCGCCCCAGCTTCAACCGTTTCGCGCGCATGGCCGCGGCAATGGCCGTTGCCGTCGCGCTCGCCGCGTGCACGCGCGACGAGCCGGGCTGGCACCTGGCCAACGTCACCGGCCATCTGCCCGACCTGTCGTTCACGCTGACCGGCGGCGACGGCCGGCCCGTCGACGCGAGCGCGTTCCGCGGCCGCGTCGCGCTCGTCTACTTCGGCTACACGCACTGTCCCGACGTCTGTCCCGAGACGATGGCGCGGCTGATGGAAGTGCTCGCGAAGCTCGGCCCGCGCGCGAACGACGTGCGCATCCTGTTCGTGTCGGTCGATCCCGCGCGCGACACGCCGCAGGCGCTGCAGTCGTACGTCGCCGCGTTCGACGCCGCGCACGCGCGCGGCCTGACCGGCAGCGACGGCCAGATCGAATCGCTCGCGAAGCGCTACCGCGTCGCGTACCAGATGGAACAACGCGATCCGTCCGGCGGCTACGAGGTCACGCACAGCTCGGCCGTCTACATCTTCGACGCCCACGGCCGCGCGCGCCTGCTCGCGACCGACGGCGACTCGCCGGACGCCATCGCCGCCGACGTGCGGCGGATCATCGACACTGCCCCCACCACGTGA
- a CDS encoding FadR/GntR family transcriptional regulator encodes MSVPTLPAAPRRRARSLAQDVVDALTAQIENGTLRPGDKLPTETEVMAAQGVSRTVVREAISRMQASGLIETRHGIGSFVLEPSRRRALGIDPATITTLRDVLAVLELRISLESECASLAAQRASDADLAALRRALDAIASGAGGGHDTAQLDFQFHLQIAQSTGNRYFVDIMTQLGASIIPRTRVNSARFAGDDLERYVGRLNHEHEDIYEAIARHDPEAARAAMRTHLTNSRERLRRAHEAAEAERDTQAG; translated from the coding sequence ATGTCCGTGCCCACGCTTCCCGCAGCGCCGCGCCGTCGCGCCCGCAGCCTCGCACAAGATGTCGTCGACGCGCTGACCGCGCAGATCGAAAACGGCACGCTGCGTCCCGGCGACAAGCTGCCGACCGAAACCGAAGTCATGGCGGCGCAGGGCGTCAGCCGCACGGTCGTGCGCGAAGCGATCTCGCGGATGCAGGCGAGCGGCCTGATCGAAACGCGCCACGGGATCGGCAGCTTCGTGCTGGAGCCGTCGCGTCGTCGGGCGCTCGGGATCGATCCCGCGACCATCACGACGCTGCGCGACGTGCTCGCGGTGCTCGAGCTGCGGATCAGCCTCGAGAGCGAGTGCGCGAGCCTTGCCGCGCAACGCGCGAGCGACGCGGATCTCGCCGCGCTGCGCCGCGCGCTCGACGCGATCGCCTCGGGGGCGGGCGGCGGTCACGACACCGCGCAGCTCGACTTCCAGTTCCATCTGCAGATCGCGCAGTCGACCGGCAACCGCTATTTCGTCGACATCATGACGCAGCTGGGCGCGTCGATCATTCCGCGCACGCGGGTGAATTCCGCCCGCTTCGCGGGCGACGACCTGGAGCGCTACGTGGGCCGGCTCAATCACGAGCACGAGGACATCTACGAGGCCATCGCACGCCACGACCCGGAGGCCGCGCGCGCCGCGATGCGCACGCACCTCACCAATAGCCGCGAGCG
- a CDS encoding copper chaperone PCu(A)C, whose product MKPKTILKTFAALAALCAGAHAYAAGAITAQNAWVRWLPNQLPAGGYVTLVNTGDKPVDLVDVDSPDYGMAMLHQTVSNGSTQKMEMVDKLTIPARGKVDIAPGGYHFMLEEPKHAIKPGDTVRLRLKFSDGETVDAPFAVKSPAQAK is encoded by the coding sequence ATGAAGCCGAAAACGATCCTCAAGACGTTCGCCGCCCTCGCCGCGCTGTGCGCCGGCGCACACGCCTATGCGGCCGGTGCGATCACCGCGCAGAACGCATGGGTACGCTGGCTGCCGAACCAGCTGCCCGCCGGCGGCTACGTGACGCTCGTGAACACCGGCGACAAGCCGGTCGATCTCGTCGACGTCGACAGCCCCGACTACGGGATGGCGATGCTGCACCAGACGGTGTCGAACGGCTCGACGCAGAAGATGGAAATGGTCGACAAGCTGACGATCCCCGCGCGCGGCAAGGTCGACATCGCACCGGGCGGCTACCACTTCATGCTCGAGGAGCCGAAGCACGCGATCAAGCCGGGCGACACGGTGCGCCTGCGCCTGAAATTCTCCGACGGCGAAACCGTCGACGCGCCGTTTGCGGTGAAGTCGCCGGCCCAGGCGAAGTGA
- a CDS encoding cytochrome c oxidase assembly protein has protein sequence MNVLYWLDPWEPSPTVVIAVLTAAVLFARGVKKAKVSPLRQFSFWLGLTALYIALHTRLDYFFEHEFFMHRAQHLVLHHLGPFFIALAYPGAAIRAGIPFRWRQRFVRPALAWAPVRAALDLVFHPVVAVVLFVGLIYFWLLSPIHFVAMLDWRLYRVMNWSMVIDGLLFWWLVVDPRPAPPARLSPGRRILIVVAAIPPQIALGALIFFTPHELYPIYSICGRAFTWLSPLRDQQIGGLLLWIPGSMMSVIGALIALRHWMRLSARGRLIDERAAARSAARPAATRNAH, from the coding sequence ATGAACGTCCTGTACTGGCTCGATCCGTGGGAACCGTCGCCGACCGTGGTGATCGCGGTGCTGACGGCCGCCGTGCTGTTCGCGCGCGGTGTGAAGAAGGCGAAGGTGTCGCCGCTGCGGCAGTTCTCGTTCTGGCTCGGGCTGACGGCGCTCTACATCGCACTGCATACGCGGCTCGACTATTTCTTCGAGCACGAGTTCTTCATGCACCGCGCGCAGCATCTGGTACTGCATCACCTCGGGCCGTTCTTCATCGCGCTCGCCTATCCGGGCGCGGCGATCCGCGCCGGCATTCCGTTTCGCTGGCGGCAACGCTTCGTGCGCCCCGCGCTCGCATGGGCGCCCGTGCGCGCGGCGCTCGACCTGGTGTTCCATCCGGTCGTGGCCGTCGTGCTGTTCGTCGGGCTGATCTATTTCTGGCTGCTGTCGCCGATCCACTTCGTCGCGATGCTCGACTGGCGTCTGTATCGCGTGATGAACTGGAGCATGGTGATCGACGGGCTGCTGTTCTGGTGGCTCGTCGTCGATCCGCGTCCCGCGCCGCCCGCGCGGCTGTCGCCGGGCCGCCGGATTCTGATCGTCGTCGCCGCCATCCCGCCGCAGATCGCGCTCGGCGCGCTGATCTTCTTCACGCCGCACGAGCTGTATCCGATCTACTCGATCTGCGGGCGCGCCTTCACGTGGCTCAGCCCGTTGCGCGACCAGCAGATCGGCGGCCTGCTGCTGTGGATTCCCGGCTCGATGATGAGCGTGATCGGCGCGCTGATCGCACTGCGGCACTGGATGCGGCTGTCCGCTCGCGGCCGGCTGATCGACGAGCGCGCCGCTGCGCGCAGCGCCGCGCGGCCGGCGGCCACGCGCAACGCCCACTGA
- a CDS encoding ABC transporter ATP-binding protein: MEYLTPAQRNAHNAKLSSYAHRPIAFLFRYIRLHPVAHLIVLCSVLAAVGCALGSQYAIKHLIDVLAAGRHHPGPLWSAFALLVGLIAADNLLWRVGGWTAAHTFVAVTGDLRRDLFQYLIGHSPTYYAEKQPGTLASRITATSNAVYTSENTMAWNVLPPCIAVIGAILMIIVVNPLMAAGLLGCSALLAIVLFKLAGRGSARHHTFAAKAAAVDGELVDVIGNMGLVRAFGMTLREQKRFSATVKAEMDARQQSLLYLEKLRLLHAVITAMLSAGLLGWALWLWDQGRATSGDIVLVSSLGFTILHGTRDLAVALVDVTQHVARLSEAVKTLLEPHGMPDRSDAQPLSAKGGRVDFERVTFAYPHRRAILDHFDLHIEAGQRVGLIGKSGAGKSTVLALLQRFYDTQDGAVMVDGQDVKTITQDSLRQAIALVPQDISLLHRTIYDNIAYGRPDATREQVLAAARDARCAEFIEAMPEGYDTIVGDRGVKLSGGQRQRIAIARAILKDAPILLLDEATSALDSASEEAIQSALDRLMVGRTVIAIAHRLSTLRNFDRIIVMSNGKVIDDGSPDVLRSRPGLYRDLLAKQHGRLHAPDGAAPTTGERVA, translated from the coding sequence TTGGAATATCTCACCCCTGCCCAGCGCAACGCCCACAACGCGAAGCTGTCGAGCTACGCGCATCGGCCGATCGCGTTCCTGTTCCGCTACATCCGCCTGCACCCTGTCGCGCACCTGATCGTGCTCTGCAGCGTGCTGGCCGCCGTCGGCTGCGCGCTCGGCTCGCAATACGCGATCAAGCATCTGATCGACGTGCTCGCGGCCGGACGCCATCATCCGGGCCCGCTGTGGAGCGCGTTCGCGCTGCTCGTCGGGCTGATCGCGGCCGACAACCTGCTGTGGCGGGTCGGCGGCTGGACCGCCGCGCACACGTTCGTCGCGGTGACCGGCGACCTGCGGCGCGATCTGTTCCAGTATCTGATCGGCCATTCGCCGACGTATTACGCGGAGAAGCAGCCGGGCACGCTCGCGAGCCGCATCACGGCCACGTCGAACGCCGTCTATACGTCGGAGAACACGATGGCGTGGAACGTGCTGCCGCCGTGCATCGCGGTGATCGGCGCGATTCTGATGATCATCGTCGTGAATCCGCTGATGGCCGCCGGCCTGCTCGGCTGTTCGGCGCTGCTCGCGATCGTGCTGTTCAAGCTCGCCGGGCGCGGCTCCGCCCGCCATCACACGTTCGCGGCGAAGGCCGCCGCGGTGGACGGCGAGCTCGTCGACGTGATCGGCAACATGGGGCTCGTGCGCGCATTCGGGATGACGCTGCGCGAACAGAAGCGCTTCAGCGCGACCGTGAAAGCCGAGATGGACGCCCGTCAGCAAAGCCTGCTCTATCTCGAGAAGCTGCGGCTGCTGCACGCGGTGATCACCGCGATGCTGTCGGCCGGGCTTCTCGGCTGGGCGCTGTGGCTGTGGGATCAGGGCCGCGCGACCTCCGGCGACATCGTGCTCGTCAGCTCGCTCGGCTTCACGATCCTGCACGGCACGCGCGATCTGGCCGTCGCGCTGGTCGACGTCACGCAGCACGTCGCACGCCTGTCCGAAGCCGTGAAGACGCTGCTCGAACCGCACGGCATGCCCGATCGCTCCGACGCGCAGCCGCTGTCGGCCAAGGGCGGGCGCGTCGACTTCGAGCGCGTGACGTTCGCGTATCCGCACCGCCGCGCGATCCTCGACCACTTCGACCTGCATATCGAGGCCGGCCAGCGCGTCGGACTGATCGGCAAGTCGGGCGCCGGCAAGTCGACCGTGCTCGCGCTGCTGCAGCGCTTCTACGACACGCAGGACGGCGCGGTGATGGTCGACGGCCAGGACGTCAAGACGATCACGCAGGACAGCCTGCGCCAGGCGATCGCGCTCGTGCCGCAGGACATCTCGCTGCTGCACCGGACCATCTACGACAACATCGCGTACGGCCGCCCCGACGCGACCCGCGAGCAGGTGCTCGCAGCCGCGCGCGACGCACGCTGCGCGGAGTTCATCGAGGCGATGCCGGAAGGCTATGACACGATCGTCGGCGACCGCGGCGTCAAGCTGTCGGGTGGCCAGCGCCAGCGCATCGCGATCGCGCGCGCGATCCTGAAGGACGCGCCCATCCTGCTGCTCGACGAAGCGACCTCGGCGCTCGACAGCGCATCGGAAGAAGCGATCCAGAGCGCGCTCGACCGCCTGATGGTCGGCCGTACGGTGATCGCGATCGCACACCGGCTGTCGACGCTGCGCAACTTCGACCGGATCATCGTGATGAGCAACGGCAAGGTGATCGACGATGGCAGCCCCGACGTGCTGCGCAGCCGCCCCGGGCTGTATCGCGACCTGCTCGCGAAGCAGCACGGCCGGCTGCACGCGCCCGACGGCGCCGCGCCGACCACCGGCGAACGCGTCGCGTGA
- the gudD gene encoding glucarate dehydratase — protein MNAVTASPSHDTPRIVDLQAIPVAGHDSMLLNLSGAHGPFFTRNLVILKDSAGRIGVGEVPGGESIRRTLDDARACVVGQPVGNYHAVLNDVRRTFADRDAGGRGLQTFDLRTTIHAVTALEAALLDLLGQHLGVPVAALLGEGQQREQVEMLGYLFYVGDRTRTALPYRDGRDATDDWTRVRDEAALTPDAVVRLAEAAHARYGFNDFKLKGGVFEGAREIEAVTALAERFPDARVTLDPNGAWSLDEAVRLCRDQHHVLAYAEDPCGAENGYSGREVMAEFRRATGLPTATNMIATDWRQMGHAIQLQAVDIPLADPHFWTMQGSVRVAQMCRDWGLTWGSHSNNHFDVSLAMFTHVAAAAPGQVTAIDTHWIWQDGERLTREPLKIANGLVEVPKRPGLGIDIDMDAVARAHELYKQHGLGARDDAAAMQYLIPGWTFDNKRPSLVR, from the coding sequence ATGAACGCCGTCACCGCCTCGCCTTCCCACGACACGCCGCGCATCGTCGATCTGCAAGCCATTCCGGTCGCCGGCCACGACAGCATGCTGCTGAACCTGAGCGGCGCGCACGGCCCGTTCTTCACGCGCAACCTCGTGATCCTGAAAGACAGCGCGGGCCGCATCGGCGTCGGCGAAGTGCCGGGCGGCGAAAGCATTCGCCGCACGCTCGACGATGCGCGCGCGTGCGTCGTCGGCCAGCCGGTCGGCAATTACCACGCGGTGCTCAACGACGTTCGGCGCACGTTCGCCGATCGCGACGCGGGCGGCCGCGGGCTGCAGACCTTCGACCTGCGCACGACGATCCACGCGGTCACCGCGCTCGAAGCCGCGCTGCTCGACCTGCTCGGCCAGCATCTCGGCGTGCCCGTGGCCGCGCTGCTCGGCGAAGGCCAGCAGCGCGAGCAAGTGGAAATGCTCGGTTACCTGTTCTACGTCGGCGACCGCACCAGGACCGCACTGCCCTACCGCGACGGCCGCGACGCGACCGACGACTGGACGCGCGTGCGCGACGAAGCCGCATTGACGCCCGACGCGGTCGTGCGCCTCGCAGAAGCCGCACATGCCCGCTACGGCTTCAACGACTTCAAGCTGAAGGGCGGCGTGTTCGAAGGCGCGCGCGAAATCGAGGCCGTGACGGCGCTCGCCGAGCGCTTTCCCGACGCGCGCGTGACGCTCGACCCGAACGGCGCGTGGTCGCTGGACGAAGCCGTGCGGCTGTGCCGCGACCAGCATCACGTGCTGGCCTATGCGGAAGACCCCTGCGGCGCAGAGAACGGCTATTCGGGCCGCGAGGTGATGGCCGAGTTCCGCCGCGCGACCGGGCTGCCGACGGCGACCAACATGATCGCGACCGACTGGCGCCAGATGGGCCACGCGATCCAGCTGCAGGCCGTCGACATCCCGCTGGCCGATCCACATTTCTGGACGATGCAGGGCTCGGTGCGCGTCGCGCAGATGTGCCGCGACTGGGGCCTCACGTGGGGCTCGCATTCGAACAACCATTTCGACGTGTCGCTCGCGATGTTCACGCACGTCGCGGCGGCGGCGCCCGGCCAGGTGACCGCGATCGATACGCACTGGATCTGGCAGGACGGTGAGCGGCTGACGCGCGAGCCGCTGAAGATCGCCAACGGGCTCGTGGAAGTGCCGAAGCGGCCGGGCCTCGGCATCGATATCGACATGGACGCGGTCGCGCGCGCGCACGAGCTGTACAAGCAGCACGGGCTCGGCGCCCGCGACGATGCGGCCGCCATGCAATATCTGATTCCCGGATGGACGTTCGACAACAAGCGTCCGAGCCTGGTGCGCTAA
- a CDS encoding DUF2214 family protein, with the protein MIVRWLLAAVHLMAFGVAFAGIAARNRALRRVIASAQAADLPGVFKADAVWGASALVLIATGLARAFGGFEKGTAYYLHEPLFHLKMTALVLILLLEIVPMLGLLRWRGAVRRQQTPDLRRARTYVRIGHWQAVLVMVIVFAAAGMARGIGLAG; encoded by the coding sequence ATGATCGTCCGATGGTTGCTCGCAGCGGTTCACCTGATGGCATTCGGCGTCGCGTTCGCCGGGATCGCGGCACGCAATCGCGCGCTGCGGCGCGTGATCGCGTCGGCACAGGCTGCCGACCTGCCCGGTGTGTTCAAGGCCGACGCGGTGTGGGGCGCGTCGGCGCTGGTGTTGATCGCGACGGGGCTTGCGCGCGCCTTCGGCGGTTTCGAGAAGGGCACCGCGTACTACCTTCACGAGCCGCTCTTCCACCTCAAGATGACCGCGCTCGTGCTGATCCTGCTGCTCGAAATCGTGCCGATGCTCGGGCTGCTGCGCTGGCGCGGCGCCGTGCGGCGGCAGCAGACCCCCGATCTGCGGCGCGCCCGCACCTATGTGCGGATCGGCCACTGGCAGGCGGTGCTCGTGATGGTGATCGTGTTCGCCGCGGCGGGCATGGCGCGCGGCATCGGGCTCGCCGGCTAG
- a CDS encoding GNAT family N-acetyltransferase — translation MNASASAISPRAADLDWRWKSFDALSAREVYSILEARSAVFVVEQNCVYRDIDDADQAAWHLAAYDAAGRVAGYLRVLLPDAQHADVRIGRVLTTAAFRGAGLGNTLLARALEHIAAQWPDTQMSLHAQAHLQRFYGAFGFEPSSDVHDEDGIPHVWMTRARG, via the coding sequence ATGAACGCTTCCGCATCCGCCATCTCCCCGCGTGCCGCCGACCTGGACTGGCGCTGGAAATCCTTCGACGCCCTGAGCGCACGCGAGGTCTATTCGATCCTCGAAGCGCGCAGCGCCGTGTTCGTCGTCGAGCAGAACTGCGTGTACCGCGACATCGACGATGCCGATCAGGCCGCGTGGCACCTGGCCGCGTACGACGCGGCGGGCCGCGTCGCCGGCTATCTGCGCGTGCTGCTGCCCGATGCGCAGCATGCCGACGTGCGCATCGGCCGCGTACTGACGACCGCCGCGTTCCGCGGGGCCGGCCTCGGCAATACGCTGCTCGCCCGCGCGCTCGAACACATCGCCGCGCAGTGGCCCGATACGCAGATGAGCCTGCATGCGCAGGCGCACCTGCAGCGCTTTTACGGTGCGTTCGGCTTTGAGCCGAGCTCCGACGTGCACGACGAAGACGGCATCCCGCACGTGTGGATGACCCGCGCGCGCGGCTGA
- a CDS encoding glycosyltransferase family 4 protein gives MRIAQIAPLHEAVPPKLYGGTERVVSYLTEALVEMGHDVTLFASGDSQTSAKLEACWPQALRLDPTIRDVMAPHMLLLEQVRRRAEEFDVLHCHIDYYPFSLFSRQPVPHLTTMHGRLDLPELQPIFNAFSDVPVVSISDNQRIPLPQANWLSTVYHGLPENLLTPIPNVKPSYLAFLGRISPEKRVDTAIRIAEQAGLPIKIAAKLDKADRAYYEEKIKPLFALPHVEYIGEISEAEKTEFLGNAHALLFPIDWPEPFGLVMIEAMACGTPVIAFKRGSVPEVIDNGVSGFVVEDELSAVAALKRLDTLPREKVRAAFEARFSSKVMAQNYVKAYEELLRQKRRTVLREVNAG, from the coding sequence ATGCGAATCGCCCAAATCGCTCCGTTGCACGAAGCGGTTCCCCCGAAGCTTTATGGCGGGACCGAGCGAGTGGTGTCCTATCTGACCGAAGCACTCGTCGAGATGGGGCATGACGTCACGCTGTTCGCGAGCGGCGATTCGCAAACGTCGGCGAAGCTCGAAGCGTGCTGGCCGCAGGCGCTGCGCCTCGATCCGACGATCCGCGACGTGATGGCCCCGCACATGCTGCTGCTCGAGCAAGTGCGCCGCCGCGCGGAAGAGTTCGACGTCCTGCACTGCCACATCGACTACTACCCGTTCTCGCTGTTCTCGCGTCAGCCGGTCCCGCATCTGACGACGATGCACGGCCGTCTCGACCTGCCCGAACTGCAGCCGATCTTCAACGCGTTCAGCGACGTGCCGGTCGTGTCGATCTCCGACAACCAGCGCATCCCGCTGCCGCAGGCGAACTGGCTGTCGACCGTGTACCACGGCCTGCCGGAAAACCTGCTGACGCCGATCCCGAACGTGAAGCCGAGCTATCTCGCGTTCCTGGGCCGCATCTCGCCGGAAAAGCGCGTCGACACCGCGATCCGCATCGCCGAGCAGGCCGGCCTGCCGATCAAGATCGCCGCGAAGCTCGACAAGGCCGACCGCGCGTATTACGAAGAGAAGATCAAGCCGCTGTTCGCGCTGCCGCACGTCGAGTACATCGGCGAGATCAGTGAAGCCGAAAAGACCGAATTCCTCGGCAATGCGCACGCGCTGCTGTTCCCGATCGACTGGCCGGAGCCCTTCGGCCTGGTGATGATCGAGGCGATGGCCTGCGGCACGCCGGTGATCGCGTTCAAGCGCGGCTCGGTGCCGGAAGTGATCGACAACGGCGTGTCGGGCTTCGTCGTCGAAGACGAGCTGTCGGCCGTCGCCGCGCTCAAGCGCCTCGATACGCTGCCGCGCGAGAAGGTGCGCGCCGCGTTCGAAGCCCGCTTCTCGTCGAAGGTGATGGCGCAGAACTACGTGAAGGCGTACGAGGAACTGCTGCGCCAGAAGCGCCGCACGGTGCTGCGCGAAGTCAACGCAGGCTGA
- the otsB gene encoding trehalose-phosphatase — MQSVPASLSLTDTAFFFDFDGTLVELAPTPDSIHVPPSLLTLLDTLRQRSHGAVAVVSGRGIDNLDTFLSMPDLPIAGLHGAERRDSNGDTQRIGFNDERLLRIERELAAVVDRHPGMLLEIKGAAVALHYRNAADREPVAREAAERLVAEYADAYVLQPGKMVFEIKPKGVDKGRALAAFLDEPPFAGRVPLFAGDDLTDEKGFAVVNARGGLSIKVGAGETSARMRLDSVAALHAQIARWLDLELPGA; from the coding sequence ATGCAATCCGTTCCGGCTTCCCTGTCCCTGACCGATACCGCGTTCTTTTTCGACTTCGACGGCACGCTCGTCGAGCTCGCCCCCACGCCCGACAGCATTCACGTGCCGCCGTCGCTGCTGACGCTGCTCGATACGCTCAGGCAGCGCTCGCATGGCGCGGTCGCGGTGGTGTCGGGGCGCGGCATCGACAATCTCGACACGTTCCTGAGCATGCCGGATCTACCGATCGCCGGCCTGCACGGTGCCGAGCGTCGCGATTCGAACGGTGACACGCAGCGCATCGGCTTCAACGACGAACGCCTGCTGCGCATCGAGCGCGAGCTGGCGGCCGTGGTCGACCGTCATCCGGGCATGCTGCTGGAGATCAAGGGCGCGGCCGTCGCGCTGCACTACCGCAACGCGGCCGACCGTGAGCCGGTCGCGCGCGAAGCGGCCGAGCGCCTCGTCGCCGAATATGCGGACGCGTACGTACTGCAGCCCGGCAAGATGGTGTTCGAAATCAAGCCGAAGGGCGTCGACAAGGGGCGCGCGCTGGCCGCGTTCCTCGACGAGCCGCCGTTCGCGGGCCGCGTGCCGCTGTTCGCGGGCGACGATCTGACCGACGAGAAGGGCTTCGCGGTGGTGAACGCGCGTGGCGGCCTGTCGATCAAGGTCGGCGCCGGCGAGACGTCGGCGCGCATGCGGCTCGATTCGGTCGCCGCGCTGCACGCGCAGATCGCCCGCTGGCTCGATCTGGAGCTGCCGGGCGCATGA